From the Choloepus didactylus isolate mChoDid1 chromosome 20, mChoDid1.pri, whole genome shotgun sequence genome, one window contains:
- the SLC5A6 gene encoding sodium-dependent multivitamin transporter — MSVAASTSAPLPPASGVDPATPTFSIVDYAVFVLLLVLSLVIGLYHACRGWGRHTVGQLLLADRTMSCLPVSLSLLATFQSAVAILGVPAEIYRFGTQYWFLGCCYFLGLLIPAHIFIPIFYRLRLTSAYEYLELRFNKAVRICGTVTFIFQMVIYMGVVLYAPSLALNAVTGFDLWLSVLALGMVCAVYTALGGLKAVIWTDVFQTLVMFLGQLAVIIVGAAKVGGLGHVWDVASQHGLISGIELDPDPFVRHTFWTLAFGGVFMMLSLYGVNQAQVQRYLSSRSETAAVLSCYAVFPCQQVALGMGCLIGLVMFAYYQEYPMSPQQSQAAPDQFVLYFVMDLLKVLPGLPGLFVACLFSGSLSTISSAFNSLATVTMEDLIRPWFPDFSEARATLLSKVLAFGYGLLCIGMAFLSSQMGPVLQAAISIFGMVGGPLLGLFCLGMFFPCANPPGAIVGLLAGLVMAFWIGIGSIVTSMGSSSASTAFNGSSFSLPSNLTAVPMTTLMPPTALSRPSGLQRFYSLSYLWYSAHNSTTVIVVGLIVSLLTGGMRGRTLNPRTIFPVWSKILALWSLSCQKQLPCKGCSQDLLTDTSMFPEKISNGIVRGSSYKEAAAVSEAGQSPTFILQETSL, encoded by the exons ATGAGCGTGGCTGCGAGCACCTCcgctcccctgcccccagcctcagGTGTAGACCCTGCCACTCCCACCTTCTCCATAGTGGATTACGCCGTCTTCGTCCTgctgctggtcctctcccttgTCATCGGGCTCTACCACGCCTGTCGTGGCTGGGGCCGGCACACCGTCGGACAGCTGCTGTTGGCGGACCGCACGATGAGCTGCCTCCCCGTGTCACTGTCCCTGCTGGCCACCTTCCAGTCGGCCGTGGCCATCCTGGGCGTGCCGGCCGAGATCTACCGATTTGGGACCCAATACTGGTTCCTGGGCTGCTGCTACTTCCTGGGGCTGCTGATCCCTGCACACATCTTCATCCCCATCTTCTACCGCCTGCGGCTCACCAGTGCCTACGAG TACCTGGAGCTCCGATTCAATAAAGCTGTGCGAATTTGTGGAACAGTGACGTTCATCTTTCAGATG GTGATCTACATGGGGGTTGTGCTCTATGCACCATCCCTTGCCCTTAATGCAG TGACTGGCTTTGATCTGTGGCTGTCGGTGCTGGCACTCGGCATGGTGTGTGCTGTCTATACTGCTCTG GGCGGGCTGAAGGCAGTCATCTGGACAGATGTGTTCCAGACGCTCGTCATGTTCCTAGGGCAGCTGGCGGTTATCATCGTGGGGGCAGCCAAGGTGGGCGGCTTGGGGCATGTGTGGGATGTGGCTTCTCAGCACGGCCTCATCTCTGGGATTGA GCTGGATCCGGACCCCTTCGTGCGGCACACCTTCTGGACCCTGGCCTTTGGCGGTGTCTTCATGATGCTCTCCTTGTACGGGGTGAACCAGGCTCAGGTGCAGCGTTACCTCAGCTCTCGCTCGGAGACGGCTGCTGTGCT CTCCTGCTATGCCGTGTTCCCCTGCCAGCAGGTGGCCCTCGGCATGGGCTGCCTCATCGGCCTGGTCATGTTTGCCTATTACCAGGAGTACCCCATGAGCCCGCAGCAGAGCCAAGCAGCCCCTGACCAG TTCGTCCTGTACTTCGTGATGGATCTCCTGAAGGTCCTGCCGGGCCTGCCGGGGCTCTTTGTGGCCTGcctcttcagtggctccctcag CACCATATCCTCTGCTTTTAACTCACTGGCAACAGTTACGATGGAAGACCTGATTCGACCATGGTTCCCCGATTTCTCTGAGGCCCGGGCCACCCTGCTTTCCAAAGTCCTCG CCTTTGGCTATGGGCTGCTTTGTATAGGGATGGCCTTTCTTTCCTCCCAGATGGGACCGGTGCTGCAG GCAGCAATCAGCATCTTTGGCATGGTCGGGGGGCCGTTGCTTGGACTCTTCTGCCTTGGGATGTTCTTTCCTTGTGCCAACCCTCCC GGTGCCATCGTGGGCCTCTTGGCCGGACTGGTCATGGCCTTCTGGATCGGCATCGGGAGCATAGTGACCAGCATGGGCTCCAGCTCGGCGTCCACTGCCTTTAACGGGTCCAGCTTCTCCCTGCCCAGCAACCTGACTGCTGTTCCCATGACCACGCTGATGCCCCCTACTGCCCTCTCCAG GCCCTCAGGGCTGCAGCGGTTCTATTCCCTGTCCTATTTATGGTACAGCGCTCACAACTCCACCACAGTCATTGTGGTGGGCCTGATCGTCAGTCTGCTCACTG GGGGAATGCGGGGCCGGACCCTGAACCCTCGGACCATTTTCCCAGTGTGGTCCAAAATCCTTGCCCTCTGGTCTTTGTCTTGCCAGAAGCAACTTCCCTGCAAAGGCTGTAGCCAG GACCTCCTCACAGACACCAGCATGTTTCCGGAGAAGATCAGTAACGGCATCGTGAGGGGCAGCAGCTACAAGGAGGCTGCAGCTGTGTCTGAGGCAGGCCAAAGTCCCACCTTCATTCTCCAGGAGACCTCACTGTGA